DNA sequence from the Thiosulfativibrio zosterae genome:
ATAAATCATGACCAGGGTGCCCGTTTTTAATACTTTTGGCAGGTTGCTAAAAAAGTCGCTTACCTGTGCTTCACTCATAATGTGAAAACTATTGGCGCTGAAAATGGCGTCATAGGGTTGGGTTGGCCAATTAGCATCCGATACATTCAATGCCAAAGGTGCTAAAACATTGGGCAGCTGTGCTTCTTCTAGCCATTGCAAAATGCCGGGAATATTCTCGGCAAGCTCTGATGTTTGCCAAGTGAGATGCGGTAAGGCCTTACCAAAATGCACGGCGTGTTGACCTGTGCCAGAGGCAATTTCTAACATGCTTTGTTTATCAACTAGCAGAGGATGCAAGGCTTCTAAAATGATCTGTTTGTTTTCTTCGGCCGAGCCACTGAAAGGTTTTTGTTGTAAAAAGGTCATGATTTAATTCGCTGAGTTTTTAAAAAGAGAAACCACCCAAATTTGAGTGTCACAGATTTGATACTGAATGTTGAATTCATAGAGCTTAACACCAAAGTCGTTACGCTGGTCGATATTGCCAAAATGAATCGGACGCGGGTTGTGGCTTAAGGTCGATTCAATCAAGGCTTGCAGTTCTGGGTAACGCTCTTGCACCTCTAATAATTGTTGTCGTGCCAGCTCGCTAAAAGAAACGGGCAATAGATTACTTGCAGGTGCTTCATGCGCAAATCCTCCCAGCGCTTGCGGCACTTGATCGGCATAAGGCAAATAGGGTTTGATGTCGATGACCGGCGTCATGTCCAATAAATCTAAGCCTGATACCTTTAAAAACAATTTGCCATTCGATTTTTCCCAGCCATGATATTGCAAAACCGACATGCCAATCGGATTGGGTCGATAGGGTGAGCGGGTTGCAAACACCCCTTGGCGTTTCGCGCCTTCGCGTGGCGGACGCACGGTGGGTCGCCAATCTTCCAGCGGTTTAATCGCTTCATGAAAAATAAAGATGACCCAAATGTGGCTAAACCCCTCTAATCCATTTAAGGCTTCTTCGCGATTCCACGGTGCTAA
Encoded proteins:
- a CDS encoding DUF938 domain-containing protein; the protein is MTFLQQKPFSGSAEENKQIILEALHPLLVDKQSMLEIASGTGQHAVHFGKALPHLTWQTSELAENIPGILQWLEEAQLPNVLAPLALNVSDANWPTQPYDAIFSANSFHIMSEAQVSDFFSNLPKVLKTGTLVMIYGPFNINGRFTSESNAQFDCWLKQRNPLSGIKDKDWCDGLAKLAGLQLLDDIIMPQNNRILVWKAL
- the tsaA gene encoding tRNA (N6-threonylcarbamoyladenosine(37)-N6)-methyltransferase TrmO, translated to MNQPLPFACHQIGLVHSPFKEKFGIPRQTGLIKGNLGKIELLAPWNREEALNGLEGFSHIWVIFIFHEAIKPLEDWRPTVRPPREGAKRQGVFATRSPYRPNPIGMSVLQYHGWEKSNGKLFLKVSGLDLLDMTPVIDIKPYLPYADQVPQALGGFAHEAPASNLLPVSFSELARQQLLEVQERYPELQALIESTLSHNPRPIHFGNIDQRNDFGVKLYEFNIQYQICDTQIWVVSLFKNSAN